In Ensifer adhaerens, a single window of DNA contains:
- a CDS encoding ArsR/SmtB family transcription factor — MDDRQALSSFAALSQETRLSIVRTLVVAGPEGLAAGAIAERMGVSPSNVSFHLKELERSGLIAQRRESRSIVYSASYDTLADLVTFLMEDCCAGHLGIRGSVERSTGCCPSEV, encoded by the coding sequence ATGGACGATCGTCAAGCCCTCTCTTCCTTCGCCGCGCTTTCTCAGGAAACCCGACTCTCCATCGTGAGAACCCTGGTCGTCGCCGGACCTGAAGGTCTGGCCGCCGGCGCGATTGCCGAACGCATGGGCGTCTCTCCATCAAACGTCTCGTTCCACCTCAAGGAACTTGAGCGCTCCGGTCTCATCGCCCAGCGCCGAGAGTCGCGCTCGATCGTCTACAGCGCGAGTTACGACACGTTGGCCGACCTGGTGACGTTCCTGATGGAAGACTGCTGCGCGGGACATCTTGGCATCCGCGGCTCGGTCGAGCGATCCACAGGTTGCTGCCCGAGCGAAGTATAA
- a CDS encoding carbohydrate ABC transporter permease — protein MKRFLSSMIDGRGFDIGLVSLPLAFLLALSGLPLLYNIAMSFQEVDMFSLGSFWRPFVGFKNYRDLFAQPETWPILANTATFVVASIAGQFLVGFSLALFFWTNFPGASWLRGLFLVSWVMPGLVVGAIWNWILSGDFGVLNFILREAGLIDGNIFWRSDPAFSLWAVIIANVWLGTSFNMILLSVGLSAIPRDLYEASELDGANVWQRFWTITLPMMRSSIGAIIALGLIFTLQQFDLFAAITSGGPNNASNVTQYWAWDLSFRQYDFAKGATISVIMIVFVMIASVVYVRSTRHEVRG, from the coding sequence ATGAAACGCTTTTTATCCAGCATGATCGACGGTCGCGGCTTCGATATCGGCCTTGTCAGCTTGCCGCTCGCCTTCTTGCTCGCGCTCTCCGGCCTGCCGCTGCTCTACAATATCGCCATGAGCTTCCAGGAAGTCGACATGTTCAGCCTCGGCAGCTTCTGGCGCCCTTTCGTCGGCTTCAAGAACTACCGCGACCTGTTTGCCCAACCGGAAACGTGGCCGATCCTTGCCAACACCGCGACCTTTGTCGTCGCCTCGATCGCCGGCCAGTTTCTCGTCGGTTTCAGCCTGGCATTGTTTTTCTGGACGAACTTTCCAGGCGCCTCGTGGCTGCGTGGCCTGTTCCTCGTGTCATGGGTGATGCCCGGGCTTGTGGTCGGCGCGATATGGAACTGGATTCTCTCGGGCGACTTCGGCGTGCTCAACTTTATCCTGCGCGAAGCGGGTCTTATCGACGGCAATATCTTCTGGCGCTCGGACCCCGCCTTCTCGCTCTGGGCCGTGATCATCGCAAATGTCTGGCTCGGCACATCCTTCAACATGATCCTTCTCTCGGTCGGCCTGTCGGCCATCCCGCGGGATCTCTACGAGGCATCCGAACTGGACGGTGCCAATGTCTGGCAGCGTTTCTGGACGATAACCTTGCCGATGATGCGCTCGTCCATCGGCGCCATTATCGCACTCGGACTGATCTTCACGCTGCAGCAATTCGATCTTTTCGCCGCCATCACCTCGGGAGGGCCGAACAATGCGTCGAACGTCACGCAATACTGGGCGTGGGACTTGTCCTTCCGGCAGTATGACTTCGCCAAGGGCGCGACGATTTCGGTGATTATGATTGTTTTCGTGATGATCGCTTCGGTTGTCTACGTGCGTTCGACGCGGCATGAGGTGCGTGGATGA
- a CDS encoding DUF6428 family protein, whose product MSTIDNSQSDKTDISLGELLGRAAETPDLPLVFLYDGKPVKPSYHVTEVKAGQFSALDCGANPEAWSEIFVQLWDIEEGERTHMTAGKFSAIVRKVSEHVRLDGSAKLTFEVSDGVGPMQLFSANAPAVEDGALHLTLTPRPASCKPRDRWLAEHKSNKTRCCGSSTVVECCG is encoded by the coding sequence ATGAGCACGATCGACAATAGCCAATCCGACAAAACCGACATCTCCCTCGGGGAGTTGCTCGGTAGAGCCGCAGAGACACCGGACCTGCCCCTGGTTTTCCTGTATGACGGGAAGCCCGTGAAGCCCAGCTATCACGTGACAGAGGTCAAGGCTGGCCAGTTCTCCGCGCTTGATTGCGGGGCAAATCCGGAAGCCTGGTCGGAAATCTTCGTGCAGCTTTGGGACATCGAGGAGGGCGAGCGAACCCATATGACGGCCGGGAAGTTCTCGGCCATCGTCCGCAAGGTTTCCGAACACGTCCGTCTCGACGGCTCCGCCAAACTGACCTTCGAAGTGAGCGATGGCGTCGGGCCGATGCAGTTATTCTCAGCGAACGCTCCCGCCGTGGAAGACGGTGCTCTCCACTTAACGCTGACACCACGTCCTGCCAGTTGCAAGCCTCGGGACCGCTGGCTGGCTGAACACAAATCCAATAAAACGCGGTGCTGCGGGTCTTCGACGGTCGTGGAGTGCTGCGGCTAA
- a CDS encoding SDR family NAD(P)-dependent oxidoreductase gives MRKSAPDFSLEGKVTLVTGASRGIGRACALACAAAGSDIVLGVRDVATSVGLIAELEDAGRKVLPVELDIPNKAHIAQAVDAALATFGRIDVLVNNVGVAPGNLAELVEEKDLDEILNVNIKGTFLMTQAVGRRMIERNGGRIINISSQAGTVALRGEAIYCMSKAAINHLTRCLAAEWACYNVTVNTVSPTFIHTDGTAPFLSDADNRKATLDHIPLGRIGETDDVVGAVVFLASPAASLITGANLLVDGGWSVA, from the coding sequence ATGCGGAAGAGTGCGCCGGATTTCAGCCTTGAGGGCAAGGTGACTTTGGTGACGGGCGCGAGCCGTGGCATTGGACGTGCTTGCGCACTTGCCTGTGCTGCAGCAGGCTCAGATATTGTCTTGGGGGTCCGCGATGTCGCAACGTCAGTGGGTCTGATCGCCGAACTCGAGGACGCGGGACGAAAAGTTCTGCCCGTTGAACTGGACATTCCCAACAAGGCCCATATCGCACAAGCCGTCGACGCGGCGCTTGCTACGTTTGGTCGGATCGACGTCCTCGTCAACAATGTCGGGGTGGCTCCGGGCAATCTCGCGGAACTCGTTGAGGAGAAGGACCTTGACGAGATACTCAATGTCAACATCAAGGGCACCTTCCTGATGACCCAGGCAGTGGGCCGTCGTATGATCGAGCGAAATGGGGGCCGGATCATCAATATCAGTTCACAGGCCGGTACGGTGGCGCTGCGCGGCGAGGCAATTTATTGCATGAGCAAGGCGGCAATTAACCACCTCACGCGCTGCCTTGCAGCCGAATGGGCATGCTACAACGTCACGGTGAATACGGTATCGCCGACGTTCATCCACACGGATGGTACAGCACCTTTTCTATCCGATGCCGATAACCGCAAGGCGACGCTCGATCACATTCCTCTCGGCCGGATCGGTGAAACCGATGATGTGGTGGGTGCCGTAGTCTTCCTTGCGTCCCCGGCTGCGAGCCTGATCACTGGGGCGAACCTGCTGGTGGACGGTGGATGGTCCGTCGCCTGA
- a CDS encoding ABC transporter substrate-binding protein, which yields MAIRGSAILGALALAGVSLFGLSAKAEDVTINVWSLDRDIQPAPNLISDFNKLNMGIKVEYRQIQFDDVVSEAMRAYSTGQAPDIIAVDNPEHALFSSRGAFLDLTDMIAKSTVVKTSNYFPGPLASTMWDGKNYGLPKATNTIALYYNKDMFKAKGLDPEKPPQTWDELVDAARKLTDPAANVYGLAFSAKANEEGTFQFLPWAQMAGGGYEHINSEGAVKALDTWKTIITEKLASPDTLTRGQWDSTGTFNSGNAAMAISGPWELDRMVNEAKFDWGVALLPVPEVGAERSSAMGDFNWAIFSNTEHPAEAFKVLEYFASQDDRMFKDFGQLPARSDIAIPETGVPLKDAALKVFIEQLKFAKPRGPHPEWPKISKAIQDAIQAALTGQMTSKDALDQAAEKIKAVLG from the coding sequence ATGGCTATCCGCGGATCCGCAATCCTGGGCGCGCTCGCCCTTGCAGGTGTCTCTTTATTCGGACTTTCGGCCAAGGCAGAAGATGTCACGATCAACGTCTGGTCGCTCGATCGCGACATACAGCCCGCACCGAACCTGATATCGGACTTCAACAAGCTGAACATGGGCATCAAGGTCGAATATCGACAGATCCAGTTCGACGATGTCGTCAGTGAGGCGATGCGTGCCTATTCGACCGGACAGGCTCCCGATATCATCGCCGTCGACAACCCGGAACATGCGCTCTTTTCGTCGCGCGGTGCCTTCCTCGATCTCACGGACATGATCGCGAAGTCGACCGTGGTGAAGACCTCGAACTACTTTCCAGGGCCGCTTGCGTCTACCATGTGGGACGGCAAGAACTATGGCCTTCCAAAGGCGACGAACACGATTGCGCTCTACTACAACAAGGACATGTTCAAGGCGAAGGGCCTCGATCCTGAGAAGCCACCGCAGACCTGGGACGAACTGGTCGATGCGGCTCGCAAGCTGACAGACCCCGCCGCCAACGTCTACGGGCTCGCCTTCTCGGCCAAGGCCAACGAGGAGGGGACGTTCCAGTTCCTACCGTGGGCCCAGATGGCGGGTGGTGGTTACGAACACATCAATTCGGAGGGCGCCGTCAAGGCACTCGACACGTGGAAGACGATCATAACCGAGAAACTGGCGTCACCGGATACGCTGACCCGTGGACAGTGGGATTCGACCGGAACGTTCAATTCCGGCAATGCCGCCATGGCGATCTCCGGTCCATGGGAACTCGACCGCATGGTGAATGAGGCGAAGTTCGACTGGGGCGTCGCGCTGCTGCCGGTGCCTGAGGTCGGGGCAGAGCGTTCCTCGGCCATGGGTGATTTCAACTGGGCGATCTTTTCCAACACTGAGCATCCTGCTGAAGCGTTCAAGGTGCTCGAGTATTTTGCCTCCCAGGACGACCGCATGTTCAAGGATTTCGGGCAGCTACCGGCTCGCTCTGACATCGCGATCCCCGAGACTGGCGTGCCGCTGAAGGACGCGGCCCTCAAGGTCTTCATCGAGCAGCTCAAATTCGCAAAGCCGCGTGGACCCCATCCCGAATGGCCGAAGATCTCCAAGGCAATCCAGGACGCAATCCAGGCAGCCCTGACCGGACAGATGACGTCGAAGGATGCCCTCGACCAGGCGGCTGAAAAGATAAAGGCGGTCCTTGGCTAA
- a CDS encoding carbohydrate ABC transporter permease codes for MSPQTRDRLLLAVAIILACIYLFPLYWMYITTIKSGSEMFATPPTFWPTDPQWQIFGSVWQSRNMGRYIWNSLVIACGAVSVITVLGVGCAYVLARYRNIWVDIGLFLILMLQVLPASLMVTPIFVGFSQIGLLNYPRLAVILAIAAKSMPFFVVLVRATFMSVPQELEEAALVDGNSRVGAFFNIVLPLARNGILVSAILIFMQAFGEFVYSKSMIQAVELQPASVGLNSFMGPNTNEWNNIMAYAAIYVTPILAIFVLLQRRIVSGLTSGALK; via the coding sequence ATGAGCCCTCAAACCCGGGACCGCTTGTTGCTCGCAGTCGCGATCATTCTCGCCTGCATCTATCTCTTCCCGCTCTACTGGATGTACATCACCACGATCAAATCGGGATCGGAGATGTTTGCCACTCCGCCGACCTTCTGGCCGACAGATCCGCAATGGCAGATCTTCGGTAGCGTCTGGCAAAGCCGCAACATGGGCCGCTACATCTGGAACTCTCTGGTCATCGCCTGCGGCGCGGTCAGTGTCATCACCGTGCTCGGTGTCGGCTGTGCCTACGTGCTTGCGCGCTACCGCAACATCTGGGTCGATATCGGCCTATTCCTCATTCTCATGCTGCAAGTGCTTCCGGCGTCGCTCATGGTCACGCCGATCTTCGTGGGCTTTTCCCAGATCGGCCTGCTCAATTATCCTCGTCTTGCGGTGATCCTTGCGATCGCCGCGAAAAGCATGCCGTTCTTCGTGGTTCTGGTGCGCGCGACCTTCATGAGCGTCCCGCAGGAATTGGAGGAGGCCGCCCTTGTCGACGGCAATTCGAGGGTTGGCGCATTCTTCAACATCGTCTTACCGCTCGCACGAAACGGTATCCTCGTCAGCGCCATCCTGATCTTCATGCAAGCCTTTGGCGAGTTCGTTTATTCGAAATCGATGATCCAGGCCGTCGAACTGCAGCCGGCAAGCGTCGGGCTGAATTCCTTCATGGGGCCGAACACCAACGAGTGGAACAACATCATGGCCTATGCGGCGATCTACGTGACGCCGATCCTCGCCATCTTCGTCCTCCTGCAACGCCGTATCGTCTCTGGCCTTACCTCGGGAGCGCTCAAATGA
- a CDS encoding ABC transporter ATP-binding protein produces the protein MTAQIELTNVNKYYGAYHALKDIELSIRKGSFTALVGPSGCGKSTLLRSLAGLESISSGTLKIAGEVMNAMPPRKRDVAMVFQSYALYPHMTVEENLTYSLRIKGVAKAERKKAAQDVAAVTGLTNLLGRYPRELSGGQRQRVAMSRAIIRHPKAFLFDEPLSNLDAALRVHMRKEIRALHDRLGATSVYVTHDQVEAMTMADHVVIMRDGVIEQQGSPLDLYDRPANKFVAGFIGSPAMNFLPAVGGPDGRSVILDLGIKQTVALERAVQPGQALIVGLRPESIELAAAQEGVVSAQVALVESTGATCYLTMATTPELQVVFNGRSQAQAGDRVGLNFASRSIHLFDAKTERRWSD, from the coding sequence ATGACCGCCCAGATCGAACTGACCAACGTCAACAAGTATTATGGCGCCTATCACGCCCTGAAGGACATCGAGCTTTCGATCCGCAAGGGCAGCTTTACGGCCCTTGTCGGCCCCTCCGGGTGCGGGAAATCGACACTGCTGCGGTCCCTGGCAGGCCTGGAGAGCATTTCGTCCGGCACCCTGAAAATCGCCGGTGAAGTCATGAACGCGATGCCACCGCGCAAGCGCGACGTGGCGATGGTTTTCCAATCATACGCGCTGTACCCGCACATGACGGTTGAGGAGAACCTCACCTACAGCCTGCGCATCAAGGGCGTTGCCAAGGCTGAGCGCAAGAAGGCGGCCCAAGATGTCGCTGCGGTGACCGGGCTTACGAACCTGCTCGGCCGCTATCCGCGTGAGCTTTCCGGCGGACAGCGTCAGCGCGTGGCGATGAGCCGGGCGATCATCCGCCATCCCAAGGCATTTTTATTCGACGAGCCGCTTTCCAATCTCGATGCAGCCCTTCGCGTTCACATGCGCAAGGAAATCCGCGCCTTGCACGACCGCTTGGGTGCCACTTCGGTCTATGTCACCCACGATCAAGTCGAAGCAATGACCATGGCGGACCATGTCGTCATCATGCGTGATGGCGTCATAGAACAACAGGGTAGCCCCCTTGATCTCTATGATCGGCCAGCCAACAAGTTCGTTGCCGGGTTCATCGGATCGCCCGCCATGAATTTTCTGCCGGCCGTCGGCGGTCCGGATGGCCGGTCGGTCATCCTCGATCTCGGTATCAAACAAACGGTCGCCCTTGAACGCGCCGTGCAGCCGGGGCAGGCCTTGATCGTTGGCTTGCGCCCGGAGAGCATCGAACTTGCCGCGGCGCAGGAGGGCGTTGTCTCGGCGCAAGTGGCGCTGGTCGAATCGACCGGGGCGACATGCTATTTGACCATGGCAACGACGCCCGAGCTTCAGGTGGTCTTCAACGGACGATCGCAGGCGCAAGCTGGCGATCGGGTCGGACTGAACTTTGCATCTCGCAGCATTCATCTTTTCGACGCAAAAACCGAACGGCGTTGGTCGGATTGA
- the arsH gene encoding arsenical resistance protein ArsH — protein MNAPAHRPPERTASRNSRLLAHEARRLLERLGCEVRMFDPRGLPLPDEAPVSHPKVQELRDLSQWSEGQVWVSPERHGAMTGIMKAQIDWIPLSIGSIRPTQGKTLAIMEVSGGSQSFNPLNQMRALGRWMRMVTIPNQSSVAKAYQEFDADGRMKPSSYYDRVVDVCEELVKVHAANAGRLDPPDRYSERKEHAAELEKRVSLRTI, from the coding sequence GTGAACGCGCCCGCCCATCGGCCGCCAGAACGGACAGCGTCGCGAAATAGCCGGCTGCTCGCGCACGAAGCCAGGCGTCTGCTCGAGCGGTTGGGGTGCGAGGTGCGGATGTTCGATCCGAGGGGACTGCCGCTTCCCGACGAGGCTCCGGTCAGCCATCCGAAAGTGCAGGAGCTGCGCGACCTGTCGCAATGGTCGGAAGGCCAGGTGTGGGTCAGCCCCGAGCGCCACGGTGCGATGACGGGCATCATGAAGGCCCAGATCGACTGGATTCCCCTGTCGATCGGATCGATCCGGCCGACTCAAGGCAAGACGCTGGCGATCATGGAAGTCTCCGGTGGCAGCCAGTCCTTCAACCCCCTGAACCAGATGCGCGCACTCGGCCGCTGGATGCGGATGGTCACGATCCCCAACCAGTCGTCCGTCGCCAAGGCATACCAGGAATTCGACGCCGACGGCAGGATGAAACCGTCGTCCTACTACGACCGCGTTGTGGATGTCTGCGAGGAGCTGGTGAAAGTTCACGCTGCTAACGCGGGACGCCTCGACCCACCTGATCGCTACAGCGAGCGGAAGGAGCACGCGGCCGAGTTGGAGAAGCGGGTGTCACTGAGAACGATTTAG
- a CDS encoding IS481 family transposase, with translation MPWRETSVMEERLRFVARLLEGEGMSDVCREFGISRKTGYKIFNRYKDEGLEALTDRSRRPVRYANQLPEPVEAMIVSCKKNKPHWGARKIRELLVRKLAGDVRVPSKSTVHAVLDRHGLVAHARKRHRCRAEGTPLSQALMPNDLWCADFKGEFKLGNGRYCYPLTVTDQASRYLLACEAFESTREPGVFEAFRRLFAEHGLPLAIRSDNGLLFASPNGLYNLSKLSVWWLRLGIALERIRPGRPQQNGRHERMHLTLKKEATRPPGRNILQQQARFDAFVSEFNQERPHEALAMKAPADVYTGSSRPYDGLPEIDYPFHDRDALVTNCGRICIYRKKINISTVLAGQKLGIKEVDDGIWLVSFMHYDLGYIDLEQRTLQTIDNPFGTRLSPMS, from the coding sequence ATGCCGTGGAGAGAGACTTCGGTGATGGAGGAACGTCTGCGATTTGTCGCCCGGCTTCTGGAGGGCGAAGGCATGAGCGATGTATGCCGGGAGTTCGGCATCTCGCGCAAGACTGGCTACAAGATCTTCAACCGCTACAAGGACGAGGGGCTGGAGGCGCTGACGGATCGGTCGCGCCGGCCGGTGCGCTATGCCAACCAGTTGCCTGAGCCGGTCGAGGCGATGATCGTCTCGTGCAAGAAGAACAAGCCGCATTGGGGCGCCAGGAAGATCAGGGAGTTGCTGGTCAGGAAGCTTGCCGGCGATGTGCGCGTGCCCTCCAAGAGCACCGTGCATGCCGTACTCGACCGGCACGGGCTCGTCGCTCATGCCCGCAAGCGACACCGCTGTCGAGCCGAAGGAACGCCGCTGTCGCAGGCACTGATGCCGAACGATCTGTGGTGTGCCGACTTCAAGGGCGAGTTCAAGCTCGGCAATGGCCGATACTGTTACCCGCTGACGGTCACCGACCAGGCGTCGCGGTACCTGCTCGCCTGCGAAGCCTTCGAATCGACGCGCGAACCGGGTGTCTTTGAGGCGTTCCGCCGGCTGTTTGCCGAACACGGCCTGCCTCTTGCGATCCGCAGCGACAACGGCTTGCTGTTTGCCAGTCCCAACGGGCTCTACAATCTCTCGAAGCTGTCGGTCTGGTGGCTGAGGCTCGGTATTGCGCTCGAGCGCATCAGGCCGGGCCGTCCGCAACAAAACGGCCGGCATGAGCGCATGCACCTGACGCTGAAGAAAGAAGCGACCCGACCACCCGGTAGGAACATCCTCCAGCAGCAGGCCCGCTTCGATGCTTTTGTCAGCGAATTCAATCAGGAGCGGCCGCACGAGGCGTTGGCGATGAAGGCTCCCGCAGATGTCTACACAGGATCATCGCGGCCCTACGACGGCCTGCCGGAGATCGACTACCCGTTCCATGACAGGGACGCGCTGGTGACCAATTGCGGCCGCATCTGCATCTATCGCAAAAAGATCAACATCTCGACTGTGCTGGCCGGCCAGAAACTCGGCATCAAGGAGGTCGACGACGGCATTTGGCTCGTCTCCTTCATGCACTATGATCTCGGATATATCGACCTGGAACAGAGAACCTTGCAAACCATCGACAACCCGTTCGGCACGAGGTTGTCACCCATGTCTTAG
- a CDS encoding sugar phosphate isomerase/epimerase family protein — protein sequence MKNPSKSIRVGTMISATKGGADRRISQIADMGFESFEPFFWQTTNGQDLAELGKRCVEAIGDRDITISTLGMFGNPLETTEIDEQTLKGWRDCIDNAHHFGATCVAGFTGRLRGKPLTDSLTRYREVWSELSKRAADKGVKIAFENCAMDGNWHTGDWNIAHNPDAWELIFNETPDDHIGLEWEPCHQMVYLIDPLPQIRKWAKKIFHVHGKDATIRWDVIREHGIFGKEKFVFMRTPGFGDTNWTDVISELRLAGWSGSIDIEGWHDPVYRDDLEMTGQVHGLNYLKTCRGGDFVIDPA from the coding sequence TTGAAGAACCCCAGCAAATCCATTCGCGTCGGAACGATGATCTCGGCCACTAAGGGCGGTGCCGACAGGCGCATCAGCCAGATCGCCGACATGGGCTTTGAAAGTTTTGAGCCCTTCTTCTGGCAGACGACCAACGGCCAGGACCTCGCCGAACTTGGCAAGCGTTGCGTCGAGGCGATCGGCGATCGCGACATCACCATCTCCACGCTCGGCATGTTCGGCAATCCGCTGGAGACGACCGAGATTGACGAGCAGACCCTTAAGGGCTGGCGAGACTGCATCGACAACGCCCACCATTTCGGCGCTACCTGCGTCGCCGGTTTCACCGGCCGGCTTCGCGGCAAGCCTCTGACCGACAGCCTGACGCGGTATCGGGAAGTCTGGTCCGAGTTGTCGAAACGCGCCGCTGACAAGGGTGTGAAGATCGCGTTTGAGAACTGCGCCATGGACGGCAATTGGCACACCGGAGACTGGAACATCGCGCACAATCCGGACGCCTGGGAACTCATCTTCAACGAGACGCCGGACGATCATATCGGGCTCGAATGGGAGCCGTGCCATCAGATGGTTTATCTGATCGATCCGCTGCCGCAGATCCGCAAATGGGCGAAGAAGATCTTCCATGTGCACGGCAAGGACGCGACCATCCGCTGGGACGTCATCCGCGAGCATGGGATCTTCGGCAAGGAAAAGTTCGTCTTCATGCGTACGCCCGGTTTCGGCGACACCAACTGGACCGACGTGATTTCCGAGCTTCGGCTGGCCGGCTGGTCCGGCTCGATCGACATCGAGGGCTGGCATGACCCGGTCTATCGCGACGATCTGGAGATGACGGGCCAGGTCCATGGCCTGAATTACCTCAAGACCTGCCGGGGCGGCGACTTCGTCATCGACCCGGCCTGA
- a CDS encoding GDCCVxC domain-containing (seleno)protein, whose protein sequence is MDDGRHLKASVAEAQRVTIQLQSTLTCPNCGQRATETMPTDDCRFFYDCNGCGTMLRPKSGDCCVFCSFADVPCPPIQEARHNNGAASCCVGS, encoded by the coding sequence ATGGATGACGGGCGTCACCTGAAAGCATCCGTTGCCGAGGCACAAAGAGTGACGATACAGCTTCAATCAACCCTCACCTGTCCGAATTGCGGCCAGCGGGCTACGGAAACGATGCCCACCGACGACTGTCGGTTTTTCTATGATTGCAACGGATGCGGCACGATGCTCCGGCCAAAATCCGGGGACTGCTGTGTGTTCTGTTCCTTTGCCGATGTGCCTTGCCCGCCAATCCAGGAAGCCAGACACAACAACGGAGCCGCAAGTTGTTGCGTCGGTTCCTAA
- the arsK gene encoding arsenite efflux MFS transporter ArsK, whose product MHTTKVPAGIVSALGVTQIIGYGTLYYSFSILAPGMANDLGISLERVFAVFSVSLFIGGLSAPFIGRHMDKIGAATVMTLGSALAAFTLALCAWSPSVTLFALAIILLEVSSGMVQYQAAFATLVESEPRTASRSITYLTLIGGFASTIFWPIAATLTGYLSWREIYLVFAALNLLVCMPLHYWIMRDGRMGSKTDETRTREVVVGALEPQARRRGMLLVSFAFSLSGFTLAAILAHMVPMLGAIGLGSAAVVIGSLFGPAQVMSRLINMVFGKSLLPPALAIVSAALMVVGAVILGVSGDWLPGAVAFAICLGLGSGINSIAQGSLPLYLFGSAGYGAITGKMAAARLATGAAAPFAFAAAMNQFGTTFSLFVIAALGTLGILAFVAVASSVRRDSVGG is encoded by the coding sequence TTGCATACGACCAAGGTTCCGGCGGGCATCGTTTCCGCTCTCGGTGTCACGCAGATCATCGGCTATGGCACCCTCTATTACTCCTTCAGCATCCTCGCCCCCGGAATGGCCAACGACCTCGGCATCAGCCTGGAGCGGGTCTTCGCGGTCTTCTCAGTCTCCCTGTTCATTGGCGGACTGTCGGCTCCCTTCATCGGGAGGCACATGGACAAGATCGGCGCGGCGACCGTGATGACGCTTGGATCGGCCCTCGCAGCGTTCACCCTCGCGCTGTGTGCGTGGTCGCCGTCCGTCACCCTCTTCGCCCTGGCTATCATCCTGCTGGAGGTGTCCTCCGGGATGGTCCAGTACCAGGCGGCCTTCGCCACACTTGTCGAAAGCGAACCTCGCACGGCGTCCCGCAGCATCACTTACCTCACGCTCATCGGCGGCTTTGCCTCCACCATCTTCTGGCCGATCGCCGCGACACTGACCGGATACCTGTCCTGGCGCGAGATCTATCTGGTGTTCGCCGCCCTGAACCTTCTCGTCTGCATGCCCCTGCATTACTGGATCATGCGTGACGGAAGAATGGGCTCCAAGACGGACGAGACAAGAACCCGCGAGGTCGTCGTCGGCGCTCTCGAGCCACAGGCGCGTCGCCGCGGCATGCTGCTGGTCTCCTTTGCCTTCTCGCTTTCGGGCTTCACTCTCGCCGCCATCCTTGCCCACATGGTACCGATGCTCGGCGCGATCGGACTCGGCAGTGCGGCGGTCGTGATCGGTTCGCTGTTCGGTCCGGCCCAGGTCATGAGCCGTCTGATCAACATGGTTTTCGGAAAGAGCCTGTTGCCGCCAGCGCTTGCCATTGTCTCCGCGGCGCTGATGGTTGTCGGCGCGGTGATACTCGGGGTGTCGGGTGATTGGTTGCCAGGTGCTGTGGCCTTCGCCATCTGTCTTGGCCTTGGGTCGGGGATCAACAGCATCGCTCAGGGGAGCCTGCCGCTCTATCTCTTCGGGTCCGCTGGCTACGGCGCGATCACGGGCAAGATGGCTGCGGCAAGGTTGGCGACTGGCGCGGCCGCCCCGTTTGCGTTTGCGGCCGCGATGAACCAGTTCGGGACAACTTTTTCCCTTTTCGTCATCGCCGCGCTGGGTACGCTCGGAATCCTGGCGTTCGTCGCTGTCGCCTCATCGGTGCGTCGCGACAGCGTTGGCGGATGA
- a CDS encoding DUF6494 family protein — MSEDAFNMSIRKFLKEVGVTSQRKIEEAVREGQFGGKKLKVRMTLTAEGTRLNHVVNGEIELP, encoded by the coding sequence ATGAGCGAAGACGCCTTCAACATGTCGATCCGCAAGTTCCTGAAGGAAGTCGGTGTCACCTCGCAGCGTAAGATCGAAGAGGCGGTGCGCGAGGGGCAGTTCGGCGGCAAGAAGCTGAAGGTCCGCATGACGCTGACGGCAGAGGGCACGCGTCTCAACCACGTGGTGAACGGTGAAATCGAACTTCCATAG